The Plutella xylostella chromosome 12, ilPluXylo3.1, whole genome shotgun sequence genome includes a window with the following:
- the LOC105389972 gene encoding lysine-specific demethylase lid: MDLKNIQKNAMQKSVEFTFTPPPEAPVFEPTAEEFADPLGYIAKIRPVAEKTGICKIKPPARWQPPFSLDVDKLKFVPRIQKVNELEAITRLKLLFLEKILKFWELQGSPLKIPNIENKTLDLFCLKFWVDEEGGFENCNSPKKWRKIANAMGYSQNAQTMNFLRNNYEKILLPFDIFEKSKADILKNVKKTEPKLEIKEDDNNIKCEFKEIAIETITSVKDEEIKEEKPHSNIKKTKTGSDIHMDADSSKPKPEKEEDKRNRELRRLATYGPGPKMPGLNDEEFDITKSRKRPRYDLDPLAVYTCAICQKDHRDDLLLICNGCSDTYHTFCLKPPLTTVPDGDWRCPCCIAQEVHKPAEAFGFAQAEREYTLQQFGEMADKFKSDYFGMSGHLVPTSVAEKEFWRIISSVEEDVTVEYGADLHSMDHGSGFPTKSSLNLFPGDQEYVDSGWNLNNLPVLEGSVLRFINADISGMTVPWMYVGMCFSAFCWHNEDHWSYSINYLHWGEAKTWYGVPGSGAELLENAMKAAAPDLFKSQPDLLHQLVTIMNPNILMVAGVPIYRTDQHAGEFVVTFPRAYHTGFNQGYNFAEAVNFAPPDWLKIGRDCISHYKNLKRFCVFSHDELICKMALEGDRLDLETALETQKELVNATEEEGKYRALMAKKGLKNVRRTAFELLGDDERLCEVCKTTCFLSSVSCLVCNHMACLQHADEFCQCPWDKKSLNYRYDMDELHIMLQTIDFRVNSFDKWMTDTKNILLPTAPDIGRSQKLKSLVDEADELKIPKCSLLTQLKDEYIKSTENVEPIVIELDDD, from the coding sequence ATGGATCTAAAGAATATACAGAAAAATGCCATGCAAAAGAGCGTGGAGTTTACTTTCACGCCTCCGCCTGAAGCGCCCGTATTCGAACCCACGGCCGAGGAGTTCGCGGACCCGCTCGGCTACATCGCCAAGATACGGCCCGTCGCCGAGAAAACAGGAATATGCAAGATAAAGCCACCAGCGCGATGGCAACCGCCCTTTTCTTTAGATGTcgacaaattaaaatttgtaccACGGATACAAAAAGTCAATGAATTAGAAGCCATTACGCGTCTGAAACTTTTGTTCCTAGAGAAAATTCTCAAATTCTGGGAGCTTCAGGGATCGCCACTTAAAATTCCGAATATAGAGAATAAAACATTGGATTTGTTTTGCCTAAAGTTTTGGGTAGATGAAGAAGGTGGATTTGAAAATTGTAATTCACCTAAAAAATGGCGTAAGATTGCAAATGCAATGGGGTACAGTCAAAATGCGCAAACAATGAATTTTCTCCGAAATAATTATGAGAAGATACTCTTGCCATTCGATATTTTCGAAAAAAGTAAAGCAGATatattgaaaaatgtaaaaaagaCTGAACCTAAGCTTGAAATAAAGgaagatgataataatatcaaatGTGAATTCAAAGAAATTGCAATAGAAACCATTACCAGTGTAAAAGATGAAGagataaaagaagaaaaaccTCACTCAAATATAAAGAAAACCAAGACTGGCTCTGACATCCACATGGATGCAGATTCTTCCAAACCTAAGCCTGAAAAGGAGGAAGACAAGCGTAATAGAGAACTCAGACGGCTAGCCACATATGGCCCAGGACCAAAAATGCCAGGTCTAAATGATGAAGAGTTTGACATAACGAAGTCCAGAAAAAGACCCAGGTATGATTTAGACCCTTTAGCAGTATACACCTGTGCCATATGCCAAAAAGACCACCGTGATGATCTCTTACTTATCTGTAATGGCTGTTCAGACACCTACCACACATTCTGTCTGAAGCCTCCACTTACTACTGTACCTGATGGTGACTGGAGATGTCCATGTTGTATAGCCCAGGAGGTGCACAAACCAGCTGAAGCATTTGGCTTTGCACAAGCTGAAAGAGAGTACACATTACAACAATTTGGGGAAATGGCAGATAAGTTTAAGTCTGACTATTTTGGCATGTCTGGTCATTTGGTGCCAACCAGTGTTGCAGAAAAAGAGTTCTGGAGGATAATATCATCAGTGGAAGAAGATGTGACTGTAGAGTATGGAGCAGACCTTCACTCTATGGACCATGGTTCAGGGTTCCCTACAAAGTCTTCACTTAACCTATTTCCAGGAGACCAGGAATATGTTGATTCTGGCTGGAACTTAAATAACCTCCCAGTGTTAGAAGGTTCAGTGTTACGGTTCATCAATGCTGATATTTCTGGGATGACTGTACCATGGATGTATGTGGGCATGTGCTTTTCAGCTTTCTGTTGGCACAATGAGGACCACTGGAGTTATTCTATCAATTATCTGCATTGGGGTGAGGCTAAGACTTGGTATGGAGTTCCGGGCAGTGGGGCAGAGTTACTAGAGAATGCCATGAAAGCTGCAGCTCCTGATCTTTTCAAATCCCAGCCAGACTTGCTGCATCAGTTAGTCACTATAATGAATCCTAACATATTGATGGTAGCCGGAGTGCCAATTTATAGAACAGATCAGCATGCTGGGGAATTTGTAGTGACCTTCCCAAGAGCATATCACACAGGATTCAATCAGGGATATAACTTTGCAGAGGCTGTCAATTTTGCCCCACCTGACTGGCTCAAGATTGGACGTGATTGCATTAGTCATTATAAGAATTTAAAGAGGTTCTGTGTTTTTTCTCATGATGAGTTGATCTGCAAAATGGCACTGGAAGGAGACCGATTAGATCTGGAGACCGCACTAGAAACACAGAAAGAGCTTGTCAATGCAACAGAAGAGGAAGGCAAATACAGGGCACTGATGGCCAAAAAAGGATTGAAAAATGTGAGGAGAACTGCATTTGAGCTGCTTGGTGATGATGAGAGGTTGTGTGAAGTATGTAAGACCACTTGCTTCCTATCTTCAGTTTCTTGTCTGGTGTGCAATCACATGGCATGCCTTCAACATGCAGATGAATTCTGCCAATGCCCTTGGGATAAGAAGTCACTGAATTACCGTTATGATATGGATGAACTGCATATTATGCTGCAAACTATTGATTTTCGAGTAAACAGTTTTGACAAATGGATGACAGACACAAAGAATATTCTTCTGCCCACCGCCCCAGATATTGGTAGATCCCAAAAACTGAAATCATTGGTGGATGAGGCAGATGAGTTGAAAATACCAAAGTGCTCATTGTTAACTCAACTAAAGGATGAGTATATTAAATCCACTGAGAATGTGGAACCAATAGTTATAGAGCTGGATGATGACTGA
- the LOC105389962 gene encoding 39S ribosomal protein L38, mitochondrial, producing the protein MLNSFRAAVVNIQYQQVRLGHRVRGKAPTVARSLKERLDELNYKDELYTAKVDIGFPKLRKPSKEVRTERLTHLKKLKADKTLEQMARDHKIKVDKDQVRQVWLETAGPVHKKNIAEHYGIFEHLYGEGYFLPLLNLEVLYDLKDGSCLPVYTGNVIKPLEAKEVPTVLFEADGNDMWTLALTSLDGHLTESDKEYVHWLVANIPGNCVEKGDTLVEYLQPFPLKGTGYHRYAFVLYKQDGRVDYDIPKVTEPALEDRTFVTREWYKKYQDKITPAGLAFYQSDWDLSVKEFFHKTLNTKEPVFEYDFPAPYIRPQEWFPRRKPFNLYMDKYRDPQQINKEYLLRKLKDLDPFKKPPAPLRFPNAHPLPKEMPSWLKLHEKKIRLGRGRINEV; encoded by the exons ATGTTGAACTCGTTTCGTGCAGCCGTTGTGAACATTCAATACCAGCAAGTGAGGTTAGGTCACCGAGTCCGAGGAAAAGCCCCCACTGTAGCGAGGAGTCTCAAGGAACGGCTAGACGAACTCAATTATAAAGATGAGCTGTACACCGCTAAGGTTGACATTGGATTCCCAAAACTGAG GAAACCCTCAAAGGAAGTCCGGACAGAGAGGCTAACACACCTGAAAAAACTTAAAGCAGACAAAACCCTTGAACAGATGGCAAGAGATCACAAAATCAAAGTTGATAAAGACCAAGTGAGGCAGGTTTGGCTGGAAACAGCTGGTCCAgtccacaaaaaaaacatagcgGAGCACTATGGTATATTTGAACACCTCTATGGTGAGGGATATTTTCTTCCACTTTTGAATTTGGAAGTTCTCTATGACTTGAAGGATGGTTCTTGCCTGCCAGTGTATACTGGAAATGTTATCAAACCTTTGGAAGCCAAGGAGGTTCCAACTGTTTTGTTTGAGGCTGATGGGAATGATATGTGGACATTGGCTCTCACCAGTCTCGATGGGCATCTGACTGAGAGTGACAAGGAGTATGTACACTGGCTTGTAGCTAATATTCCTGGTAATTGTGTGGAGAAGGGAGATACATTAGTGGAGTACTTACAGCCTTTCCCATTAAAAGGAACTGGATATCACAGATATGCATTTGTGCTTTACAAGCAGGATGGCAGAGTTGATTATGATATTCCAAAAG tgACCGAGCCTGCACTAGAAGACAGAACATTTGTCACCCGAGAATGGTACAAGAAGTACCAGGACAAGATAACTCCGGCAGGGCTGGCCTTCTACCAGAGTGACTGGGATCTATCTGTGAAGGAGTTCTTTCACAAAACACTCAATACTAAGGAGCCTG TTTTCGAGTATGACTTCCCTGCGCCATACATACGCCCTCAAGAGTGGTTTCCGCGCCGCAAACCATTCAACCTTTACATGGACAAATACCGGGACCCCCAGCAAATCAACAAGGAGTATTTACTGCGCAAGCTGAAGGATTTAGATCCATTCAAGAAGCCACCAGCTCCATTGAGGTTCCCCAACGCACATCCCCTGCCGAAAGAGATGCCATCCTGGCTGAAACTCCATGAAAAGAAGATCAGGCTTGGACGCGGCAGAATCAATGAGGTGTAA
- the LOC105389955 gene encoding hsc70-interacting protein → MSGCPFNDEQLAQLKAFVELCRSQPQVLQHPKLSFFKDYLTSLGVSIPTATFGSKNFTAPGGDSAGNNNAAEPSSTSEEESEPESDVELDLEGIIEEDKLDDSQIMGDASKEEIPDEERDQSDEKRSEAMRAFADQKYDEAVKLYSEAIQLNPQSALLFAKRGQVYLKMSRPNACIKDCTRALELNCDSAAAYKFRGRAYRLLGKFEEASHDLSESLKIDYDEQANEWFAEVKPNAEKLRQHKLSVQRKREEKQHRDRVRRARKAQEARARAAKAQAEAAQSAPRGFPSGFPGAGAGFPGAGGFPGAGGFPGAGVNPKDFSNLLFDPEIMASIQDPEVAAAFQDVSANPANFAKYQNNPKIAAVIEKLQNVLGKGGAGGAGPFGGAGGPDGPKPPTDDDVGLD, encoded by the exons atgagCGGTTGCCCCTTCAATGACGAGCAGCTGGCGCAGCTGAAGGCGTTCGTGGAGCTGTGCCGGTCGCAGCCGCAGGTGCTGCAGCACCCCAAGCTGTCCTTCTTCAAGGATTACCTGACTTCCCTCGGAGTGTCCATTCCGACGGCCACTTTTGGTTCCAAGAATTTTACGGCACCCGGTGGTGATAG TGCGGGCAACAACAATGCGGCCGAGCCTTCCTCAACATCGGAAGAAGAATCTGAACCAGAGTCTGATGTGGAACTTGACTTGGAAG GTATCATCGAAGAAGACAAGCTTGATGACTCACAGATCATGGGAGACGCTTCAAAGGAGGAGATCCCTGACGAGGAACGAGACCAATCTGATGAAAAGCGATCTGAGGCCATGCGGGCCTTCGCTGACCAGAAGTATGATGAGGCCGTCAAGTTGTACTCGGAGGCCATCCAGCTGAACCCACAGAGTGCCTTGTTATTTGCTAAGAGAGGACAG GTGTACCTGAAGATGTCCCGTCCGAACGCGTGCATCAAGGACTGCACGCGCGCGCTCGAGCTCAACTGCGACAGCGCCGCCGCGTACAAGTTCCGCGGACGCGCCTACAG GCTACTGGGCAAGTTCGAGGAAGCCTCCCACGACTTGTCCGAATCTCTCAAGATCGACTACGACGAGCAAGCCAACGAGTGGTTCGCGGAGGTGAAGCCCAACGCGGAGAAACTGCGGCAGCATAAGCTCAGTGTGCAGAGGAAGCGGGAGGAGAAACAG CACCGCGACCGCGTCCGGCGCGCCCGCAAGGCTCAAGaagcccgcgcccgcgccgccaaGGCTCAAGCTGAAGCCGCCCAGTCCGCCCCTAGAGGCTTCCCCAGCGGATTCCCCGGAGCAG GTGCAGGGTTCCCGGGGGCTGGCGGGTTCCCGGGCGCGGGCGGGTTCCCGGGCGCCGGGGTGAACCCGAAGGACTTCAGCAATCTGCTGTTTGATCCGGAGATTATGGCTTCTATTCAG GACCCAGAGGTCGCTGCGGCGTTCCAAGACGTGTCGGCCAACCCGGCCAACTTCGCCAAGTACCAGAACAACCCCAAGATCGCGGCCGTCATCGAGAAGCTGCAGAATGTGCTGGGGAAGGGTGGCGCCGGCGGAGCGGGGCCTTTCGGAG GAGCGGGCGGCCCAGACGGCCCAAAGCCGCCAACGGATGATGACGTTGGCCTCGACTAA
- the LOC105389939 gene encoding uncharacterized protein LOC105389939 isoform X3 codes for MFFITLFTNGILITLTFNPCFVKTNQIISSVGYEFVPYHENNPNTFDSGLFGLGSFNRKHFGFSHPGFPPQFPPFDHHGSSGQNLYPVAPDQNIYHGHRPWFGQNPRPHYSERPHWNLDTGQAFPSHGYHHSPQPHAPYFQDNQYGHFNHPDPWFGRPPNSGHSPLRPNGAPNFKPWLENSDHDKFPGQHEMFESPGQGSWQNQIPTQTSTSSWQNQIPTLTSTPSWQNTSPQGTNSVDLNNKPQVDSGSNTQPDDSSNFNNTNNDEDDNADDDEPVAVLGRPVLVSAVSPPIDGIKFNNNSTDPVQTQCAQDCPTTTEYAPVCGTNKITYYNPGRFKCARDCGVNVFIAHQGKCKKRVVSTGLRNSNKNKTN; via the exons atgttttttataacattGTTTACGAACGGTATCCTTATCACGC TGACTTTTAATCCTTGTTTTGTGAAAACGAACCAAATCATAAGTTCCGTAGGGTATGAATTCGTGCCATATCACGAAAATAATCCAAACACATTCGATTCCGGATTATTTGGCCTTGGATCTTTCAATCGGAAGCATTTCGGGTTTAGTCATCCCGGATTCCCTCCTCAATTC cCTCCATTTGACCATCATGGGAGCTCCGGCCAAAATTTATACCCAGTAGCGCcagatcaaaatatttaccatGGTCATCGACCGTGGTTTGGACAG aatCCTAGACCACATTATTCTGAAAGACCACACTGGAACCTGGACACAGGCCAAGCATTTCCAAGCCACGGGTACCATCATAGTCCTCAACCACATGCACCGTATTTTCAAGATAATCAATATGGTCATTTCAACCACCCCGACCCTTGGTTTGGTAGGCCACCAAATTCTGGACATAGCCCCTTG CGTCCAAATGGAGCACCAAACTTTAAACCCTGGTTAGAAAATTCTGACCATGATAAATTTCCGGGACAACATGAAATGTTTGAATCTCCGGGTCAAGGTAGCTGGCAAAATCAAATACCGACACAAACGTCAACATCAAGTTGGCAAAATCAAATACCGACCTTAACGTCAACCCCAAGCTGGCAAAACACTTCTCCCCAAGGAACCAATAGTGTTGATTTGAATAATAAACCCCAGGTGGATTCTGGTTCTAATACGCAACCCGACGATtcatcaaattttaataacactAACAACGATGAAGACGATAATGCCGATGATGACGAACCAGTAGCTGTTCTGGGAAGGCCAGTACTGGTATCAGCAGTTTCTCCTCCAATAGATGGGATAAAATTTAACAACAA TAGCACCGATCCCGTTCAGACGCAATGTGCACAAGACTGCCCGACGACCACCGAGTATGCACCTGTGTGTGGCAcgaataaaattacttactacAATCCGGGAAGATTTAAATGTGCTCGCGATTGTGGTGTCA
- the LOC105389939 gene encoding uncharacterized protein LOC105389939 isoform X1, whose amino-acid sequence MFFITLFTNGILITLTFNPCFVKTNQIISSVGYEFVPYHENNPNTFDSGLFGLGSFNRKHFGFSHPGFPPQFDHPPFDHHGSSGQNLYPVAPDQNIYHGHRPWFGQNPRPHYSERPHWNLDTGQAFPSHGYHHSPQPHAPYFQDNQYGHFNHPDPWFGRPPNSGHSPLRPNGAPNFKPWLENSDHDKFPGQHEMFESPGQGSWQNQIPTQTSTSSWQNQIPTLTSTPSWQNTSPQGTNSVDLNNKPQVDSGSNTQPDDSSNFNNTNNDEDDNADDDEPVAVLGRPVLVSAVSPPIDGIKFNNNSTDPVQTQCAQDCPTTTEYAPVCGTNKITYYNPGRFKCARDCGVNVFIAHQGKCKKRVVSTGLRNSNKNKTN is encoded by the exons atgttttttataacattGTTTACGAACGGTATCCTTATCACGC TGACTTTTAATCCTTGTTTTGTGAAAACGAACCAAATCATAAGTTCCGTAGGGTATGAATTCGTGCCATATCACGAAAATAATCCAAACACATTCGATTCCGGATTATTTGGCCTTGGATCTTTCAATCGGAAGCATTTCGGGTTTAGTCATCCCGGATTCCCTCCTCAATTCGatcat cCTCCATTTGACCATCATGGGAGCTCCGGCCAAAATTTATACCCAGTAGCGCcagatcaaaatatttaccatGGTCATCGACCGTGGTTTGGACAG aatCCTAGACCACATTATTCTGAAAGACCACACTGGAACCTGGACACAGGCCAAGCATTTCCAAGCCACGGGTACCATCATAGTCCTCAACCACATGCACCGTATTTTCAAGATAATCAATATGGTCATTTCAACCACCCCGACCCTTGGTTTGGTAGGCCACCAAATTCTGGACATAGCCCCTTG CGTCCAAATGGAGCACCAAACTTTAAACCCTGGTTAGAAAATTCTGACCATGATAAATTTCCGGGACAACATGAAATGTTTGAATCTCCGGGTCAAGGTAGCTGGCAAAATCAAATACCGACACAAACGTCAACATCAAGTTGGCAAAATCAAATACCGACCTTAACGTCAACCCCAAGCTGGCAAAACACTTCTCCCCAAGGAACCAATAGTGTTGATTTGAATAATAAACCCCAGGTGGATTCTGGTTCTAATACGCAACCCGACGATtcatcaaattttaataacactAACAACGATGAAGACGATAATGCCGATGATGACGAACCAGTAGCTGTTCTGGGAAGGCCAGTACTGGTATCAGCAGTTTCTCCTCCAATAGATGGGATAAAATTTAACAACAA TAGCACCGATCCCGTTCAGACGCAATGTGCACAAGACTGCCCGACGACCACCGAGTATGCACCTGTGTGTGGCAcgaataaaattacttactacAATCCGGGAAGATTTAAATGTGCTCGCGATTGTGGTGTCA
- the LOC105389939 gene encoding uncharacterized protein LOC105389939 isoform X2, giving the protein MFFITLFTNGILITLTFNPCFVKTNQIISSVGYEFVPYHENNPNTFDSGLFGLGSFNRKHFGFSHPGFPPQFDHPPFDHHGSSGQNLYPVAPDQNIYHGHRPWFGQNPRPHYSERPHWNLDTGQAFPSHGYHHSPQPHAPYFQDNQYGHFNHPDPWFGRPPNSGHSPLRPNGAPNFKPWLENSDHDKFPGQHEMFESPGQGSWQNQIPTQTSTSSWQNQIPTLTSTPSWQNTSPQGTNSVDLNNKPQVDSGSNTQPDDSSNFNNTNNDEDDNADDDEPVAVLGRPVLVSAVSPPIDGIKFNNNTDPVQTQCAQDCPTTTEYAPVCGTNKITYYNPGRFKCARDCGVNVFIAHQGKCKKRVVSTGLRNSNKNKTN; this is encoded by the exons atgttttttataacattGTTTACGAACGGTATCCTTATCACGC TGACTTTTAATCCTTGTTTTGTGAAAACGAACCAAATCATAAGTTCCGTAGGGTATGAATTCGTGCCATATCACGAAAATAATCCAAACACATTCGATTCCGGATTATTTGGCCTTGGATCTTTCAATCGGAAGCATTTCGGGTTTAGTCATCCCGGATTCCCTCCTCAATTCGatcat cCTCCATTTGACCATCATGGGAGCTCCGGCCAAAATTTATACCCAGTAGCGCcagatcaaaatatttaccatGGTCATCGACCGTGGTTTGGACAG aatCCTAGACCACATTATTCTGAAAGACCACACTGGAACCTGGACACAGGCCAAGCATTTCCAAGCCACGGGTACCATCATAGTCCTCAACCACATGCACCGTATTTTCAAGATAATCAATATGGTCATTTCAACCACCCCGACCCTTGGTTTGGTAGGCCACCAAATTCTGGACATAGCCCCTTG CGTCCAAATGGAGCACCAAACTTTAAACCCTGGTTAGAAAATTCTGACCATGATAAATTTCCGGGACAACATGAAATGTTTGAATCTCCGGGTCAAGGTAGCTGGCAAAATCAAATACCGACACAAACGTCAACATCAAGTTGGCAAAATCAAATACCGACCTTAACGTCAACCCCAAGCTGGCAAAACACTTCTCCCCAAGGAACCAATAGTGTTGATTTGAATAATAAACCCCAGGTGGATTCTGGTTCTAATACGCAACCCGACGATtcatcaaattttaataacactAACAACGATGAAGACGATAATGCCGATGATGACGAACCAGTAGCTGTTCTGGGAAGGCCAGTACTGGTATCAGCAGTTTCTCCTCCAATAGATGGGATAAAATTTAACAACAA CACCGATCCCGTTCAGACGCAATGTGCACAAGACTGCCCGACGACCACCGAGTATGCACCTGTGTGTGGCAcgaataaaattacttactacAATCCGGGAAGATTTAAATGTGCTCGCGATTGTGGTGTCA
- the LOC105389939 gene encoding uncharacterized protein LOC105389939 isoform X5, translating into MFFITLFTNGILITLTFNPCFVKTNQIISSVGYEFVPYHENNPNTFDSGLFGLGSFNRKHFGFSHPGFPPQFPPFDHHGSSGQNLYPVAPDQNIYHGHRPWFGQRPNGAPNFKPWLENSDHDKFPGQHEMFESPGQGSWQNQIPTQTSTSSWQNQIPTLTSTPSWQNTSPQGTNSVDLNNKPQVDSGSNTQPDDSSNFNNTNNDEDDNADDDEPVAVLGRPVLVSAVSPPIDGIKFNNNSTDPVQTQCAQDCPTTTEYAPVCGTNKITYYNPGRFKCARDCGVNVFIAHQGKCKKRVVSTGLRNSNKNKTN; encoded by the exons atgttttttataacattGTTTACGAACGGTATCCTTATCACGC TGACTTTTAATCCTTGTTTTGTGAAAACGAACCAAATCATAAGTTCCGTAGGGTATGAATTCGTGCCATATCACGAAAATAATCCAAACACATTCGATTCCGGATTATTTGGCCTTGGATCTTTCAATCGGAAGCATTTCGGGTTTAGTCATCCCGGATTCCCTCCTCAATTC cCTCCATTTGACCATCATGGGAGCTCCGGCCAAAATTTATACCCAGTAGCGCcagatcaaaatatttaccatGGTCATCGACCGTGGTTTGGACAG CGTCCAAATGGAGCACCAAACTTTAAACCCTGGTTAGAAAATTCTGACCATGATAAATTTCCGGGACAACATGAAATGTTTGAATCTCCGGGTCAAGGTAGCTGGCAAAATCAAATACCGACACAAACGTCAACATCAAGTTGGCAAAATCAAATACCGACCTTAACGTCAACCCCAAGCTGGCAAAACACTTCTCCCCAAGGAACCAATAGTGTTGATTTGAATAATAAACCCCAGGTGGATTCTGGTTCTAATACGCAACCCGACGATtcatcaaattttaataacactAACAACGATGAAGACGATAATGCCGATGATGACGAACCAGTAGCTGTTCTGGGAAGGCCAGTACTGGTATCAGCAGTTTCTCCTCCAATAGATGGGATAAAATTTAACAACAA TAGCACCGATCCCGTTCAGACGCAATGTGCACAAGACTGCCCGACGACCACCGAGTATGCACCTGTGTGTGGCAcgaataaaattacttactacAATCCGGGAAGATTTAAATGTGCTCGCGATTGTGGTGTCA
- the LOC105389939 gene encoding uncharacterized protein LOC105389939 isoform X4, with the protein MFFITLFTNGILITLTFNPCFVKTNQIISSVGYEFVPYHENNPNTFDSGLFGLGSFNRKHFGFSHPGFPPQFDHPPFDHHGSSGQNLYPVAPDQNIYHGHRPWFGQRPNGAPNFKPWLENSDHDKFPGQHEMFESPGQGSWQNQIPTQTSTSSWQNQIPTLTSTPSWQNTSPQGTNSVDLNNKPQVDSGSNTQPDDSSNFNNTNNDEDDNADDDEPVAVLGRPVLVSAVSPPIDGIKFNNNSTDPVQTQCAQDCPTTTEYAPVCGTNKITYYNPGRFKCARDCGVNVFIAHQGKCKKRVVSTGLRNSNKNKTN; encoded by the exons atgttttttataacattGTTTACGAACGGTATCCTTATCACGC TGACTTTTAATCCTTGTTTTGTGAAAACGAACCAAATCATAAGTTCCGTAGGGTATGAATTCGTGCCATATCACGAAAATAATCCAAACACATTCGATTCCGGATTATTTGGCCTTGGATCTTTCAATCGGAAGCATTTCGGGTTTAGTCATCCCGGATTCCCTCCTCAATTCGatcat cCTCCATTTGACCATCATGGGAGCTCCGGCCAAAATTTATACCCAGTAGCGCcagatcaaaatatttaccatGGTCATCGACCGTGGTTTGGACAG CGTCCAAATGGAGCACCAAACTTTAAACCCTGGTTAGAAAATTCTGACCATGATAAATTTCCGGGACAACATGAAATGTTTGAATCTCCGGGTCAAGGTAGCTGGCAAAATCAAATACCGACACAAACGTCAACATCAAGTTGGCAAAATCAAATACCGACCTTAACGTCAACCCCAAGCTGGCAAAACACTTCTCCCCAAGGAACCAATAGTGTTGATTTGAATAATAAACCCCAGGTGGATTCTGGTTCTAATACGCAACCCGACGATtcatcaaattttaataacactAACAACGATGAAGACGATAATGCCGATGATGACGAACCAGTAGCTGTTCTGGGAAGGCCAGTACTGGTATCAGCAGTTTCTCCTCCAATAGATGGGATAAAATTTAACAACAA TAGCACCGATCCCGTTCAGACGCAATGTGCACAAGACTGCCCGACGACCACCGAGTATGCACCTGTGTGTGGCAcgaataaaattacttactacAATCCGGGAAGATTTAAATGTGCTCGCGATTGTGGTGTCA